A window from Tenacibaculum singaporense encodes these proteins:
- a CDS encoding TPM domain-containing protein — protein sequence MIKNITSLYKRTNKLQKVKVVLFFIAFLCGHTLFSQGFKIPETPKFQTSVYDYINLLSPNQKKSLENKLIKYADTTSTQVVVAIISSTQGEEIGYLATNWAHEWGIGGSKEQDNGVFVLLAKDDRKVTIRTGYGTEHLLTDYVSRQIIEYDIIPYFKQGDYYAGLNSGVDAVFKVMSGEYKGSRKQSKKTDFSFIIFIIILVVFFIIISSGSRGNRGGGRGYRKSDVARGILETIILSNAGRGGFGGGSFGGGSSGGFGGGGGFGGGFGGGGFGGGGATGGW from the coding sequence ATGATAAAAAATATAACGTCATTATATAAAAGAACAAACAAGTTACAGAAGGTAAAAGTTGTTCTTTTTTTTATTGCATTTTTATGTGGACACACCCTTTTTTCACAAGGGTTTAAAATTCCTGAGACGCCTAAGTTTCAAACAAGTGTTTACGATTATATCAACCTTTTATCACCCAATCAAAAGAAAAGCTTAGAAAACAAGCTGATTAAGTATGCTGATACTACTTCAACTCAAGTAGTGGTAGCAATTATAAGCTCAACCCAAGGAGAAGAAATAGGCTATTTAGCTACCAATTGGGCGCATGAATGGGGAATAGGAGGAAGTAAAGAGCAGGATAACGGAGTGTTCGTGTTATTAGCAAAAGACGATCGTAAAGTAACGATACGAACAGGTTATGGAACCGAGCACCTATTAACCGATTATGTTTCTAGACAAATTATAGAGTACGACATTATTCCTTACTTTAAACAAGGTGACTATTACGCTGGGTTAAACAGTGGAGTAGATGCTGTTTTTAAAGTAATGAGTGGTGAATACAAAGGTTCTAGAAAACAATCTAAAAAAACAGACTTTAGCTTTATTATCTTTATCATCATTCTAGTAGTATTCTTTATCATTATTTCAAGCGGAAGTAGAGGAAACCGTGGAGGAGGAAGAGGTTATAGAAAATCGGATGTAGCAAGAGGTATTTTAGAAACCATTATTTTAAGCAACGCAGGTAGAGGCGGTTTTGGTGGAGGAAGTTTCGGTGGAGGATCGTCAGGAGGCTTTGGAGGCGGAGGCGGCTTCGGCGGAGGTTTCGGAGGCGGAGGCTTTGGTGGTGGTGGGGCCACAGGAGGCTGGTAG
- a CDS encoding MerR family transcriptional regulator: MYVDLPNKRYYKIGEVAKAFGVNSSLIRFWDKEFEIINPKKNAKGDRLFTQEDVKNFKIIYNLVKERGFTLDGAKQKLKKNPEGVLNNQEIISRLETVKAELIKIKNQL, from the coding sequence ATGTATGTAGACTTACCCAATAAACGATATTATAAAATAGGAGAAGTTGCTAAAGCTTTTGGGGTGAATAGTTCACTTATACGATTTTGGGATAAAGAGTTTGAAATCATCAATCCTAAAAAAAATGCCAAAGGCGATCGATTGTTTACACAAGAAGACGTAAAAAACTTTAAAATTATTTACAACCTTGTAAAAGAAAGAGGTTTTACATTAGATGGTGCAAAACAAAAGCTAAAGAAAAACCCAGAGGGAGTCTTAAATAATCAGGAAATTATTAGTAGATTAGAAACTGTAAAAGCAGAATTAATAAAAATCAAAAATCAATTATAA
- a CDS encoding M23 family metallopeptidase, whose protein sequence is MAKVKYYYDPDTLSYRKIEVKRSEKYKKTILGLLSFLLIAFFGFIGFSQFLMSPKERAQKRELENLKLHYELLSKKMEESAEILTDLQERDNNIYRTYFEASPIPEEQRKAGFGGVNRYKHLDGFDNSSMVKKVTKELDILSKQMVVQSKSLDEIVELAKEKEKMLASIPAIQPVKNQDLKRMASGYGMRLHPILKSWRMHNGMDFTAPTGTPIFASGNGIVKKAHRSSTFGKVVYIDHGYGYETIYAHMSKILAKRGQKVKRGDLIGYVGNTGRSAAPHLHYEVHKNGRPVNPIYYYYGDLTPEEFAAMQKASQQKGQSYD, encoded by the coding sequence ATGGCAAAAGTAAAATATTATTATGACCCAGACACTTTATCATATAGAAAGATAGAGGTTAAAAGAAGTGAAAAATATAAGAAAACTATCTTGGGGCTACTTAGTTTTTTATTGATTGCTTTTTTCGGTTTTATAGGTTTTAGCCAGTTTTTAATGTCTCCAAAAGAGCGTGCTCAGAAGAGAGAGTTAGAAAACTTAAAATTACATTACGAGTTACTTTCTAAAAAAATGGAAGAGAGTGCTGAAATTTTAACCGATTTACAAGAAAGAGATAACAATATTTATAGAACCTATTTTGAGGCAAGTCCAATTCCTGAAGAGCAACGAAAAGCAGGTTTTGGTGGTGTAAATAGGTACAAACACTTAGATGGTTTTGATAATAGTTCAATGGTAAAGAAAGTAACTAAGGAGTTAGATATTTTATCAAAGCAAATGGTAGTACAATCAAAATCGTTAGATGAAATTGTTGAGCTAGCCAAAGAAAAAGAAAAAATGTTAGCATCAATACCAGCAATTCAACCTGTAAAAAATCAAGATTTAAAAAGAATGGCATCAGGTTATGGTATGCGTTTACACCCTATATTAAAGTCGTGGCGTATGCATAACGGAATGGATTTTACTGCACCAACGGGTACTCCAATTTTTGCGTCAGGAAATGGTATTGTAAAAAAAGCACATAGAAGTTCTACTTTTGGTAAAGTGGTTTATATAGATCACGGATACGGGTATGAAACCATTTATGCTCACATGAGTAAAATTTTAGCTAAAAGAGGACAAAAAGTAAAACGTGGTGATTTAATAGGCTATGTTGGGAATACTGGTCGTTCGGCAGCACCACACTTACATTACGAAGTGCATAAAAATGGTAGACCTGTAAACCCTATTTACTATTACTACGGAGATTTAACTCCAGAAGAGTTTGCAGCTATGCAAAAAGCTTCACAACAAAAAGGTCAGTCGTATGACTAA
- a CDS encoding alkaline phosphatase D family protein has translation MKTNIKRRSFLRNSLLATGGLLLVPNFISCKNDDINELPIPDNLAEKNFEQGVASFDPTNSQVIIWTRYNTKQTSATLIWQLAKDKNFKEVVRQAEVTTDASRDFTVAVEIKDLDAGQKLYYRFVSVDDKATSPVGETLTFSESISEVKLAVASCANFAYGYFNVYEEIKKSDADVVIHLGDYIYEYGEKTYGSFRTPEPKGEIISLDDYRTRYRQYRSDEQLKELHRTKPFICVWDDHEVANDTYKDGAENHQEDEGSFTSRKQSALKAYSEYLPNMTNLVDNSIIYRNLKIGSLVDLIMLDTRIVGRDKQLKYSAFYNEKGEFDAAAFQQAWLNPQRTLLGTTQLGWLESELAASNSTWQIIGQQVLMGKMLIPAELLTLLAKLLAEVSATGSASEETFNLLKTSITELVTIKTRALQNDPTLTAEEKARIETVLPYNLDAWDGYFMERERILASFKSKNVVVLAGDTHNSWYSDLKNNSGEKVAVEVATSSVSSPGLETYLGASATDLEAALGLLIDDLQYSNFSQRGYMKLTVTAAGIQTDWNFVDTVTNKTYSNSIGKTVTL, from the coding sequence ATGAAGACTAACATTAAAAGAAGAAGCTTTTTAAGAAACTCATTATTAGCAACTGGAGGACTACTTTTAGTTCCTAACTTTATTAGTTGTAAAAATGATGATATTAATGAACTACCTATTCCAGATAACTTAGCAGAGAAAAACTTTGAGCAAGGAGTTGCTAGTTTTGACCCCACAAACTCACAAGTTATTATCTGGACTCGTTATAACACCAAACAAACTTCAGCAACCTTAATTTGGCAACTCGCAAAAGATAAAAACTTTAAAGAGGTTGTTCGTCAAGCAGAAGTAACTACCGATGCTTCAAGAGATTTTACCGTAGCTGTTGAAATTAAAGACTTAGATGCAGGGCAAAAATTATACTACCGTTTTGTAAGTGTTGACGATAAAGCAACGTCACCAGTAGGAGAAACCCTAACGTTTAGCGAATCAATTAGTGAAGTAAAATTAGCAGTTGCATCTTGTGCAAACTTTGCTTACGGTTACTTTAATGTATATGAAGAGATAAAAAAATCTGATGCAGATGTTGTCATCCATCTAGGAGATTATATCTATGAATATGGCGAAAAAACTTACGGTTCGTTTAGAACACCTGAGCCTAAAGGAGAAATTATTTCGTTAGATGATTATCGTACACGTTACCGTCAATACCGTTCAGATGAACAATTAAAAGAACTGCACAGAACTAAACCTTTTATTTGTGTCTGGGACGATCATGAAGTAGCAAATGATACTTACAAAGACGGAGCTGAAAATCATCAAGAAGATGAAGGAAGCTTTACTTCAAGAAAACAAAGTGCATTAAAAGCATACAGCGAATACTTACCTAACATGACGAATCTTGTAGATAATTCAATTATTTACAGAAACTTGAAAATTGGAAGTCTGGTAGATTTAATTATGCTAGATACCCGTATTGTAGGGAGAGATAAGCAGTTAAAATATTCAGCATTTTATAATGAAAAAGGAGAGTTTGATGCAGCGGCTTTTCAGCAAGCATGGTTAAACCCGCAACGTACACTTTTAGGAACTACCCAATTAGGATGGTTAGAAAGTGAACTAGCGGCTAGCAATAGTACATGGCAAATTATAGGACAGCAAGTTTTAATGGGTAAAATGTTAATTCCTGCTGAACTACTAACACTTTTAGCAAAACTATTGGCAGAAGTATCTGCTACAGGATCAGCAAGTGAAGAAACGTTTAATTTGCTTAAAACTTCTATTACAGAGTTAGTAACCATTAAAACAAGAGCTTTACAAAACGACCCTACGTTAACAGCAGAAGAGAAAGCAAGAATAGAAACGGTACTACCATATAACTTAGATGCTTGGGATGGTTATTTTATGGAAAGAGAACGCATTTTAGCAAGCTTTAAAAGTAAAAATGTAGTGGTGCTAGCAGGAGATACTCACAATTCGTGGTATAGCGATTTAAAAAATAATTCAGGAGAAAAAGTAGCAGTAGAGGTAGCTACAAGTTCAGTGTCATCACCAGGATTAGAAACCTATTTAGGAGCATCTGCAACAGATTTAGAAGCTGCATTAGGCTTGTTGATAGACGATTTGCAATACAGTAATTTTTCTCAAAGAGGATATATGAAACTTACAGTAACAGCAGCAGGTATACAAACAGACTGGAACTTTGTTGATACTGTTACCAACAAAACCTACTCAAATAGTATAGGAAAAACTGTAACCTTATAA
- the alaS gene encoding alanine--tRNA ligase, with protein MKSQDIRAKFLDFFKSKQHEIVPSAPMVLKNDPTLMFTNAGMVPFKEFFLGNSTPKNGRVSDSQKCLRVSGKHNDLEEVGYDTYHHTMFEMLGNWSFGDYFKKEAIAWAWELLTEVYKVDKDILYVTVFEGDEKDGTKMDQEAYDIWKQYIAEDRILMGNKKDNFWEMGEQGPCGPCSEIHVDIRSAEEKAKVDGKSLVNEDHPQVVEIWNLVFMQYNRKADGSLVELPAKHIDTGMGFERLCMVLQGVQSNYDTDVFTPLIREVETITGAKYGKDEKIDIAIRVIADHVRAVAFAIADGQLPSNNGAGYVIRRILRRAIRYGFTFLNQKEPFIYKLVETLAYQMGGAFPEIRKQNTLVHNVIKEEETSFLRTLDQGLLLLDQVIATTNGKTVSGKRAFELYDTYGFPLDLTQLIAREKGYEINEEEFNAGMKAQKERSRAASASETGDWVTLLDDDVEEFIGYDILTTNVKLTRYRKVSTKKGGDQYQLVFNMTPFYPEGGGQVGDKGYIESPNGDIIYVLDTKKENNVIIHFTKNLPKNLHETFKAVVNKEHRSLAASNHSATHLLHQALRTILGDHVEQKGSLVSPDYLRFDFSHFSKVDNDQLEAVEEFVNARIRENLPLQEQRNIPMQQAIDEGAVALFGEKYGDSVRTIRFGQSMELCGGTHVQQTGDIWYFKIKSEGAVAAGIRRIEAITNVAVGDYFEDVERNYDAVKQLLKNPKDVAKSVSSLQDENAALKKQVEQLLKDKAKNMKGELKNQLQEVNGVQFLATKVDLDPNSIKNLLFELGGEINNLFVVFATAPSAEKAMLTCYISKELANEKGYDAGKVVRELGKLIHGGGGGQNFFATAGGKNPGGIPKALERAKDYIA; from the coding sequence ATGAAATCTCAAGATATTAGAGCTAAATTTTTAGATTTTTTTAAATCAAAACAACACGAAATTGTTCCTTCAGCACCTATGGTGTTAAAGAACGATCCTACTTTAATGTTTACCAACGCTGGTATGGTACCATTTAAAGAGTTTTTCTTAGGAAACTCAACTCCTAAAAATGGTAGGGTTTCTGATAGCCAAAAATGTTTACGTGTTTCTGGTAAGCACAACGATTTGGAAGAGGTTGGTTACGATACTTACCACCACACCATGTTTGAGATGCTAGGTAACTGGAGTTTTGGTGATTATTTTAAGAAAGAAGCTATTGCTTGGGCTTGGGAATTATTAACTGAAGTTTACAAAGTAGATAAAGACATTTTATACGTAACTGTTTTTGAAGGTGATGAAAAGGACGGTACAAAAATGGATCAAGAGGCATACGATATTTGGAAACAATACATTGCTGAAGATCGTATCTTAATGGGTAACAAAAAAGATAACTTCTGGGAAATGGGTGAGCAAGGTCCTTGTGGTCCGTGTTCTGAAATCCATGTAGATATTCGTTCTGCTGAAGAAAAGGCTAAAGTTGATGGGAAATCGTTAGTAAACGAAGATCACCCTCAGGTTGTTGAAATCTGGAACTTGGTATTCATGCAATACAATCGTAAAGCTGATGGTTCTTTAGTTGAACTTCCTGCGAAACATATCGATACTGGTATGGGATTTGAACGTTTATGTATGGTGTTACAAGGTGTTCAATCTAACTACGATACTGACGTATTTACTCCTTTAATTCGTGAAGTTGAAACAATTACTGGTGCTAAGTACGGAAAAGATGAAAAAATTGACATTGCTATTCGTGTAATTGCCGACCACGTTCGTGCTGTTGCTTTTGCGATTGCAGATGGTCAATTACCAAGTAATAATGGTGCTGGTTATGTAATTCGTCGTATTTTACGTCGTGCTATTCGTTACGGATTTACTTTCTTAAACCAAAAAGAGCCTTTTATTTATAAGTTAGTAGAAACTTTAGCATACCAAATGGGAGGCGCATTCCCTGAAATTAGAAAACAAAATACTTTAGTACACAATGTTATTAAGGAAGAAGAAACTTCTTTCTTACGTACATTAGATCAAGGATTATTATTATTAGATCAAGTTATTGCAACCACTAATGGTAAAACTGTTTCTGGTAAACGTGCTTTTGAATTATATGACACTTACGGATTCCCTCTTGATTTAACACAGTTAATTGCTCGTGAAAAGGGGTATGAAATTAATGAAGAGGAATTTAATGCTGGTATGAAAGCTCAAAAAGAACGTTCTCGTGCAGCTTCTGCTAGTGAAACGGGTGATTGGGTTACTTTATTAGATGATGATGTTGAAGAGTTTATCGGTTACGACATATTAACCACTAATGTAAAACTAACTCGCTACAGAAAAGTTAGTACCAAAAAAGGAGGTGACCAATATCAACTGGTATTCAACATGACTCCTTTTTATCCAGAAGGTGGTGGACAGGTTGGTGACAAAGGATATATTGAATCTCCTAATGGTGATATTATTTATGTGCTTGATACCAAAAAAGAGAACAATGTTATCATTCATTTCACAAAGAATTTACCTAAAAACTTACACGAAACTTTTAAAGCTGTTGTAAATAAAGAACATAGAAGTTTAGCGGCTAGTAACCACTCGGCTACCCACTTATTACACCAAGCGTTACGTACTATTTTAGGAGACCATGTAGAACAAAAAGGTTCGTTGGTTAGTCCTGATTATTTACGTTTTGACTTTTCTCACTTCTCTAAAGTAGACAATGATCAACTAGAGGCTGTTGAAGAGTTTGTAAACGCTCGTATTCGTGAAAACCTTCCATTACAAGAGCAAAGAAATATCCCAATGCAACAAGCTATTGACGAAGGTGCTGTAGCTTTATTTGGTGAAAAATATGGTGATAGTGTTCGTACCATTCGTTTTGGACAATCAATGGAATTATGTGGAGGTACGCACGTACAACAAACTGGTGATATTTGGTATTTCAAAATAAAATCGGAAGGTGCTGTTGCTGCAGGAATTAGAAGAATCGAAGCAATTACCAATGTTGCTGTTGGTGATTACTTTGAAGATGTTGAGCGTAACTACGATGCTGTAAAACAATTATTGAAAAACCCTAAAGATGTTGCTAAATCTGTGAGTAGTTTACAAGATGAAAATGCTGCTTTAAAAAAGCAAGTTGAGCAACTATTAAAAGATAAAGCTAAAAACATGAAAGGCGAACTTAAAAACCAATTACAAGAAGTAAATGGAGTTCAGTTTTTAGCAACAAAAGTAGATTTAGATCCTAACAGTATTAAAAACTTATTATTTGAGTTAGGTGGAGAAATTAACAATTTATTTGTGGTATTTGCCACTGCTCCTTCTGCTGAAAAGGCTATGTTAACTTGTTATATTTCTAAAGAGTTAGCTAATGAAAAAGGCTATGATGCTGGTAAAGTTGTTAGAGAATTAGGAAAACTAATCCACGGTGGTGGTGGTGGACAAAATTTCTTTGCAACTGCTGGTGGTAAAAACCCTGGTGGAATTCCAAAGGCATTAGAGAGAGCTAAAGATTATATCGCTTAA
- a CDS encoding LemA family protein: protein MKKWLVPLIIIGVLVFGIYSWAKGFYNTAVTYQEDAKTTWSNVESSYQRRNDLIGNLVKTVQGAADFEKSTLTDVINARAKATSVNINAGDLTPEKMAQFQQAQTGLSGALSKLLVSVERYPDIKANKNFLELQSQLEGTENRINVARDRYNESVNKYNKHIKMFPGNMLAGMFNLTEMTRYKSDAGSENAPDVDFKF from the coding sequence ATGAAAAAATGGTTAGTGCCTTTAATTATTATAGGAGTTCTAGTATTTGGAATTTATTCATGGGCAAAAGGGTTTTATAATACAGCCGTAACATACCAAGAAGATGCTAAAACTACATGGTCTAATGTAGAAAGTTCTTACCAACGAAGAAACGATTTAATTGGTAACTTAGTAAAGACTGTACAAGGAGCAGCCGATTTTGAAAAAAGTACGTTAACAGACGTAATTAATGCAAGAGCAAAAGCAACTTCAGTAAATATTAATGCAGGAGATTTAACGCCAGAAAAAATGGCACAATTTCAACAAGCACAAACAGGGTTAAGTGGAGCTTTATCTAAGTTATTAGTGTCTGTAGAGCGCTATCCAGATATCAAAGCAAACAAAAACTTCTTAGAATTACAAAGTCAGTTAGAAGGAACAGAAAATAGAATTAATGTAGCACGTGATCGTTACAATGAAAGCGTTAATAAGTATAACAAGCATATTAAAATGTTCCCAGGAAACATGCTAGCAGGTATGTTCAATTTAACGGAAATGACACGTTACAAATCAGATGCAGGTTCAGAGAATGCTCCTGATGTAGATTTTAAATTCTAA
- a CDS encoding tetratricopeptide repeat-containing sensor histidine kinase, with the protein MLLLKKKYFLHIAFICVVFTACTRNNVDKNLQEYLLSIDSISQQKPKEGLRKIDSLLEKKQNSKNRALLLFSKGELFYLNDKLIEAKNIHLETYRLFTKLKDDYNKGRSLITLSATCMKLNELEDAQKYALEALETGEKIENTRLQAKANNQLFNLHFILKDYEKALLYIKRCEELFTDPNDPNSIIAIKSNIAGVYLKLKQYNKALKQFSEALALGESAKDPKTIVSVLNNIGYTYLEAKRFDESEKFLRGAVKLNQKIKTINGAPYKGLGTLFLVTNKLDSAAVNYNRAMSIYKSKNNLSEEVEIRDKLISIAILKKQYQKALNHQIIRDSIEVVKSKKQNQKLLYFANVNYKVKEKEIALTHQKEINKQNWWLGISVIVSLVLILIIALFIGYNNKLRAANKASKLEQRLLRAQMNPHFIFNTLAAIQNITLEGNPVKSSNYIAKFSKLIRQNFDYVRKEEISLEEELAMISNYIDTQQLRFNNSFSYHIHISENCNTKQVKVPPMLLQPFVENAIEYGLKEKKSGGILNLNIRKTGEELFFEIEDNGVGRKQKKSQEKIAKDLHATDIFIERLQIRNKGEEKSFTIEDLHDKEGNPSGTKVVFKLKL; encoded by the coding sequence ATGCTTTTGCTTAAGAAAAAATACTTTTTACATATTGCCTTTATCTGCGTTGTTTTTACAGCATGTACGAGAAATAATGTAGACAAAAACTTACAAGAATATTTACTCTCTATCGATAGTATTTCTCAGCAAAAACCAAAAGAAGGGCTAAGAAAAATAGATAGTTTACTAGAAAAGAAACAAAATTCTAAAAACAGGGCTTTACTGTTGTTTAGTAAAGGAGAACTATTTTACCTAAACGATAAGTTAATAGAGGCAAAAAACATTCATTTAGAAACGTATAGGTTATTCACAAAATTAAAAGACGATTATAATAAAGGTAGAAGCTTAATAACATTAAGCGCCACCTGTATGAAGCTAAATGAGTTAGAAGATGCTCAAAAGTATGCGTTGGAAGCTTTAGAAACAGGTGAGAAAATAGAAAATACCAGATTGCAGGCTAAGGCAAATAATCAACTATTCAACCTTCACTTTATTTTAAAAGACTATGAAAAAGCATTATTGTACATAAAAAGATGTGAAGAGTTGTTTACTGACCCAAACGATCCTAATTCAATTATAGCAATTAAAAGTAATATTGCAGGAGTGTATTTGAAGTTAAAACAATATAACAAAGCACTAAAACAGTTTTCGGAGGCATTGGCTTTGGGTGAGTCAGCGAAAGATCCCAAGACGATTGTTAGTGTTCTTAATAATATTGGGTACACGTATTTGGAAGCAAAACGTTTTGACGAATCGGAGAAGTTTTTACGAGGAGCAGTAAAGCTTAACCAAAAAATTAAAACAATTAACGGAGCTCCATACAAAGGTTTAGGAACTCTTTTTTTAGTAACCAATAAGCTAGATTCGGCAGCGGTAAATTACAACAGAGCGATGTCAATCTACAAGAGTAAAAATAACCTTTCAGAAGAAGTAGAAATACGAGATAAGCTAATATCAATAGCAATTCTTAAAAAGCAGTATCAAAAGGCATTGAACCATCAAATAATACGAGATAGTATAGAGGTGGTAAAGAGTAAAAAGCAAAATCAAAAACTTCTTTATTTTGCCAATGTAAACTATAAGGTTAAAGAAAAAGAAATAGCATTAACCCATCAAAAAGAAATAAACAAACAAAATTGGTGGTTAGGAATTAGTGTAATTGTATCGTTAGTACTTATTCTAATTATAGCCCTGTTTATAGGATATAATAACAAGTTAAGAGCTGCAAACAAAGCATCTAAATTAGAACAACGTTTGCTGAGAGCTCAAATGAATCCACATTTTATATTCAACACCTTAGCGGCGATTCAAAACATTACTTTAGAAGGAAACCCTGTAAAATCTTCAAACTATATAGCTAAATTCTCAAAACTCATTCGACAAAATTTTGATTATGTTCGGAAAGAAGAAATTAGCCTAGAAGAGGAGTTAGCTATGATTTCTAACTATATAGATACACAGCAATTACGTTTCAATAATAGTTTTAGTTATCACATACATATTTCTGAAAACTGTAATACAAAACAAGTAAAAGTACCTCCAATGCTATTGCAACCTTTTGTTGAAAATGCTATTGAATATGGTTTAAAAGAAAAGAAATCAGGAGGGATATTGAACTTAAATATTCGAAAAACAGGTGAAGAATTGTTTTTTGAAATTGAAGATAATGGAGTAGGAAGAAAGCAAAAAAAGAGTCAAGAAAAAATAGCGAAAGATTTACACGCTACCGATATTTTTATTGAAAGACTACAGATAAGAAATAAAGGAGAGGAAAAATCTTTTACTATAGAAGATTTGCATGACAAAGAGGGGAATCCTTCAGGAACAAAAGTTGTATTTAAATTAAAGTTATAA
- a CDS encoding TPM domain-containing protein has translation MSKVEDFLTAKEEEEIVQAIREAERNTSGEIRVHIERTTESSHYDRALEVFQMLKMFNTQQRNGVLLYIAVDDHKFVIYGDEGINKVVPENFWETTKEAIQNQFKQGNFKQGIIDGVLKAGKELQAHFPWTTDDEDELSNEISKG, from the coding sequence ATGTCTAAAGTAGAAGATTTTCTTACTGCAAAAGAAGAAGAGGAAATCGTTCAGGCTATTAGAGAAGCAGAACGAAATACTTCTGGTGAAATTCGTGTACATATAGAGAGAACTACTGAGAGTTCTCACTACGACCGAGCGCTAGAAGTATTTCAAATGCTTAAAATGTTCAATACTCAGCAACGAAACGGTGTGTTGTTGTACATTGCTGTTGACGATCATAAATTTGTAATTTATGGTGATGAAGGTATAAACAAGGTAGTTCCAGAAAACTTTTGGGAAACAACCAAAGAAGCCATCCAAAATCAGTTTAAACAAGGAAACTTTAAACAAGGAATTATAGATGGTGTGCTAAAAGCAGGAAAAGAATTACAAGCTCACTTTCCATGGACTACAGATGATGAAGATGAGCTGAGCAACGAAATTTCAAAAGGCTAA
- a CDS encoding DUF6261 family protein has protein sequence MKDILQLVNLQDVDALALTNPTNELTTIVNRIDSLYQQVQGSSLTQEIIALDTRRDKAITGIRTLVSAYTNHFNEATISAAKALLATINTYGTDIARKSYQEQTAILDSISKDFETEPELIQAISLLDIATWVAELKNANTEFSAKYIERVGETAASPENNIQELRTEASLTYRKLVLHIEAHATLSENEAYPTLLNEIDVLAKQYNLVVDNRSKSSTPATEEA, from the coding sequence ATGAAAGATATTCTACAACTTGTAAACTTACAAGACGTTGATGCGTTAGCATTGACAAACCCCACTAACGAATTAACAACCATTGTTAATCGTATTGATTCTTTATATCAACAAGTACAAGGAAGCAGCTTAACACAAGAAATAATAGCTCTTGACACTAGAAGAGATAAAGCTATTACAGGAATTAGAACACTTGTGAGTGCTTATACTAATCATTTTAACGAAGCTACAATAAGTGCCGCCAAAGCACTACTTGCTACAATAAATACTTATGGCACTGATATAGCTCGTAAAAGTTACCAAGAACAAACCGCTATTTTAGATAGTATTAGTAAAGATTTTGAAACTGAACCTGAGCTTATTCAGGCTATTTCTTTGCTTGATATAGCTACTTGGGTTGCTGAATTAAAAAATGCCAATACAGAGTTTTCTGCCAAGTATATTGAGCGTGTAGGTGAAACAGCGGCTTCACCAGAAAACAATATTCAAGAGTTGCGTACTGAAGCTTCGCTTACTTACAGAAAACTTGTATTACATATTGAAGCGCATGCAACACTTTCAGAAAATGAAGCCTACCCAACCTTACTTAATGAGATTGATGTGTTGGCTAAGCAATATAATTTGGTAGTAGATAACAGGTCTAAGTCTAGTACTCCTGCTACTGAAGAAGCATAA